In Flavobacterium piscisymbiosum, the sequence AATAGTAAATTTTAGTTTGATCTTGATCTTTGTGAAATACGTGCAATTCATAAAGACCGTCTTTATAATAAATTTCCTTTACACTAGAGGAGAAGCGGCAGTTTTTGAGCTGTTTGATTACCCATTGACAGTATAGATTATACTCTTTACGCAGTACAAAGAAATTTTCGCGGATAAAAAATTTATACAATCGATCGGTCTTTTTAAGAAAATTTAAAAAACTAAACTGACTTTTAGGATCTGCCATTGAAACACAGTCGCATAAAAATGGAGTCTGCAATGTAACATGGTCAATAAGCAACCCGGGATGCCAGTTGAATTGCTCTTTTTGATCAAAAAAAAGTGATGAAACGTCATCAACTGATTCTAACAAAGCAGCTAAGCCTAAATTGAAAGGTCCAATTCCGATTCCTATTAGTGAATATATTTTACGATCTTCCATATTATTGGTTTATAAGATTAGGTTCTGCTTCAGCATTTATTACAATGTCTTGGTTTTGAGGAAATTTAGCCCAGTACCATTCGCGATAGCAAAAATTAAGATTGGAGGTTTTGTGCGGCATTTCAATAACTTTTTCGATTTTAAAGCCATGAAATGCTTTGTTCATCATCGAAGCTCTGGAATCGACAGCGCCTTCACCAACCATTTTACCCACTTCGGGTTGAGCAAATACATAATCGATCATGCATTGTGTAGCAGGTGAAACAAATTTCAGTTTAGGATCTGTTGGCGCAATAAATTGATGTGTTCCGTAATCAGTAGGCAGCACATCATAATAATCTCCCAATACATCGCGGGTAGGCCAATAAACTTCAATATTAAAAGTAGGTTCCCCGTTAGCCATTCCTATATAACTGTACAAACCATCTCCTGGAAGCAGGATTCTGTAATAGGTTTCAAGTTCGCGCAGAGGCCAGTCCATTTTCCAAGCTGCTTTTGCGTGGTCACGATGAAACCATTCGTGCAGCATTTCCAGGTCATTATCTATATCAAGAGGGCGTAAACTTATAGTAACATCTTCTTTAGGGAAATAACGATTGTAGACTAATTCTTTTCCTTTTGGATTTATCAATTGCTCTGAAAAAAAGCGTTTGTGTAAAACATTTGGAAAATTAATGCGGGTAACGCCAGCAGGATTACCACCGCAGTCAATATCATTGAGTGCCGTAAGTAAATTGCCTTTTACTTTCCAATATCTGCTTTCGAGAATAAACGTTACCAGACCGCTTTCGTCTTCTTTTTGTAAAACTTCTAAGGCATCATAAAGAATGTTTAAGAGATTTTTTTCATCTGCAAGTCCGTTGGCGCCAAAAGTATTTACAACGGCTAATATATTTCCTACCCAGAAATAATGAAGCAGTAAATTGAATAAACGATCGTCTGGTATAAACATTTTTCCGTTTTCAGAGAAACCGGGTACGATAGCATTTAATTGCTCTTCAAAAGATTTTCGGAATAAAAAACTTTGATTATCACGGAAAAATAATTTTTCAGGCATGAACGCTCCATTCAATTGTACAAGTGTATTTTGCTGATGCCACTCGCAAACCATTCCCTGTTCATTAAACATTTTTACTACGCTGTTAAGTATAATCTCAATGTATTTTTTGAACCAAAGCTCACTGGTTTTTTCTATAGATAATCCCGTTTGTTCAGAAGCTTTTTGAATGATGTTCTTCATTCTGGAAGGATCTCCCAATATGCTGTCCTGACATAAAGAAGCTAATAGACTAACATTATTTTCTTTTTCGGTTCCAGTACTTTTAAACGGATTGTATCGTACACTGGTAGAAAAACTATCCAGTACATTTCCGTTATAAGATACTGATATGAAACCCGGATCACAAATCAATTCAATATCAGGATATGTTTTTCTTACATTGTCTCCCCAGGCAGTCTGCATTAATCGTGATACATCATAACCTCTGTAAAGTTCATGGTAATGATTAATACGTTCTGCCCCTGTAATTTTAACATGAAGCGAAAATTTATACATATAATCACTTTCGTTATTGTATACGGTTCTTACCGAAGAAGTTGCTGTAAATTCTTTACCGAATACACCTAAATCGATAAGCAGATTTTCTTTTACCAGTGTATCAAATACGACTTGGTTTTTAAAATGTGAAGCTTCCCACGGATGAACCGGAAGTATTTTCCACTGCGGATATTTTTCCAGTAAATCGTGCAGATTTTTATCTTCTTTACCTGCTTCTAATACTGTTGCTTTTGCAAAATCAGAAGGCAAAACGTCGTCTACCGATTTTTCGGTAACCAAATCAGGATGCACTAAAAAATAATGCAGCTTAAAATATCCGCCGGTTTCGGGAGCATATTTTAAAACTTCAGCTTCCGTAAATCCTTCACGTCCTTTGGTAAGAGGGTGCAGTAAATGCCCAGCCGGAAATAATTGTTCTGCTTCAATAAAAGTCATTTCAGCTTTATTAAAATCCTGCCCGGAAGTTTTAAAATGTTCTAAAAACTGCGCTATTTTTTCGGTGCTCAGCTGCATTCTTTTTTTTACATTTTTAGAATCAGCCAAGGGATACTGCTGTCTTATATGGGTTGTAATTAGTTCCAGAAGACGATCTGCATCTATTTCTTTTATGGTTTCAGTACTAAGGTCACGTTCCATTACCGGAAAATCATATAAATGTCTGAAAGTTTCAGATCTGTAGCGTACAGGTGCATAGACTTCAACGTTATCAACAGGAAAATCTAATTTTAGATGAAGCTTATGATCATACTTTGACATATAAGATTTCAGCACAGGATCGTATTTAGGAACCCCTTCATAAAAACTGCTGTTACCTAATTCGCGCACGCAGCAGTTAAGTAAAATACTAAATGTAATATGGACTGCTTCCTGAGCAATCTCTTTAGGAGAAGATGTAGTCATTTCCGTGTTTTTTTATGATTGAAAGGATATTATTAATGTGTGCAATAGTCGTTAATGGGTTCAAAATGGTGAACTTTAGGTAAAAAATGCCATTTACTTTTGTGCTTGCCACTAAAACTTCGCCATTAAAAAACATTTTCTTTTTGATATGTAAATTCATTTTACAAGTGTCTCCCGGCCAGCCGTCTAGTTTATATCTAAAAACCAAAACGCTTAAATCAGAATCTGTTAAAAGTTCAAAATCTTTGTCGTTGTCTATAATTTCAGCAGTTTGCTGCGTAGTTTCGATAATGGTTTCCGTATACTGTCCCAGTTTGGTTCTTCCCATGTGGCGCAGTGTACACCATAACTTTAAAGCATCAAAACGGCGTGTACTTTGTACCAGAGACTTGTTAATTTGAGCCGGAAGTTCATCATAATCCTGCTCCTTAGGATTTAGATAATCGGCGTGGTGTTTTATAATATGAAGATGCTGTTTGTTTCTCACCATAAAAGCACTGCTGCAGATAGGCTGAAAGAAAGATTTATGGTAATCAATCGTAACAGAATCAGCTTGTTCGATACCGTTTAGAAGATGTTTGTATTTATCTGTCAGCAGTAATCCGCATCCATAAGCAGCGTCAACATGCATCCATAATTCATATTTTTTTGCCAGAATTGCAATTTCAGATAATGGATCAATATTTCCGAAATCGGTTGTACCGGCTGTAGCCACAATAGCAATAGGAATGTTGCCTTTTTCCAGCTCTTCAGTAATGGCTTGCTGTAATTTTTCAGCATCCATTCTATATCGGTTATCTGTAACAACCTGAACGATAGACTGCTCGCCAAGTCCTAAAATAGAAGCATTTTTTTGATTACTGAAATGAGATTTCTCAGAAACAAAAATTCTGAACTTACTGGCTTCCGGAGGGCATCCATTTAATTTGATATTCCAATTCAGGAATTTCAAAGCAAAATAATCTCTTGCCAAAAGCAGTCCCATAAGGTTACTCTGCGAGCCGCCGCCTGTAAAAATACCATCGCAATCGGCATTATATCCAATTTGTTCACCCGTCCAGGCAATCAATTTTCTTTCTATAAATGTTCCTCCGGCACTTTGATCATACGTATCCTGCGACGAATTAATTGCACTTATCAGTACATCTGCGGCCAAAGCAGGAATCACGACAGGGCAGTTTAAATGAGCTATATATTCTGGTAAATGATAGGCAGTTGCATGATTGACATAAATTTCATCAATCTCATTCCAAAGACTTTCATAATCCTGAAGCGGCACATCTAAGTTTACAGCTTCTACTTTATTTCTTATTTCCTCAGGTTTAATACCACTGAACGGAATTTTAGTATTTTCAAGAAAACCATTTACGCGTTTTTGCACTAATGCTATTGCATTGTTGTATTCTGCGCCAGAATTTTCATGAAAAATATCCTGATAAAAATCGTCAGTAGAACTTTTAACTAAGACATCCTGATCGTTGTCTAATAGGTTTTGCATAATGATTAGTTTTTAAAATTTGGGTTATTTAAAATAAGTTACTTTGTTAGAAACAGGGGTTCTCTTTTTTTTCGAGGGTTCAAGATCCTCAGGATAATATCCAACATAAATTAAACCGAGAGATTGTTCATTTTCGGCCAGGTCAAATTGCTTTAAATAATCAATTGCACCGGCAGATGTACTCCAGTAGCTCCCAATATTGTGGGCAGTGCAGGTGAGTGCGATGTTTTGAACGGCAGATGAAACGGCGGCAACTTCTTCCCATTCCGGAAGGTTTATTTTGAGATTTCGAACCATTACGACTCCAATAATACAGGCCGAATTAAGAGGATATTCTTTAAGTAGATTGTACTTTTCGATAGCTTCTTCAGCAGAAAATTTTTGAGAATAGAAGTCTTTGTAATAGTCTGCCAGAAAGGATCCTAGTTGATCTAAATAATTATCCTGTAAAATAATAAACCTCCATGGTTCGGTCATTTTATGCGTAGGTGCATAAGTTGCGTTTGTTAAAATTTCATTTAATAATTCATCCGGTATGTTTTGCTTAAAAAATTCATCAGCATAAACACTTCGTCTGGTCCGGATGATTTTTGAAATTTTATTTTCTCTATACGTAAAATCTGATGTCTTGATTTTACTGGGTTTAGTGCTAATATTCATATTTTTTTAAAAAATTATTTAAGAAAATTCTTTTTTTAAATGATAAAACAAATATATTTGTAAGTAGATTTTATTTAGAATAAATAAAAACAGTGCAAGCAAATGTAGAAATTAATCTTTATAAAAAAAATAAAACAGAAAAAATATTATACGAAATTCTCTACATTTCAAAAATGTATCAGAACAATGTTTTATTTGTATATGGTTTAGTTGTAGTAGTTTGTGTTTTTTATTTGTCCCCAATTTTTATTAACTATTAAATAAACTAATAAATGAAATCACAATCATTAATTGAAGATGAAATACCAGTAAAAGAAAATTATGCTTATCAGATTCCTACAAGCCCGCTGATAGTAGAGATTACGCCTCAGGAAAGAAATATTTTATCTAATGTGGGCTCACTTTTAGAGAAAGCATTTCAGAGCTATGAAAATCCAGATTATATAGAGGCGCTTCATTTTTATTCTTTTCAGCTTCTTCCGGAACGAATAGCCAGAATCTTAAGCCGTTTTGGAACAGATTTCTCTGCTGACCAGTACGGAGCCATCATTTTTAGAGGACTTCTTGAAGTAGATCAGGATCATCTGGGACCGACGCCCGCTAACTGGCAGAGTGCCGATTATTCAAAACTCAATAAATACGGCTTTATTTGTTCGCTGCTGCATGGAGCAGTTCCTTCGAAACCTGTCCAGTATTATGCGCAGCGAAAAGGCGGAGGAATTCTGCATGCCGTTATTCCTGATGAAAATATGGTTGCTACGCAAACAGGGTCAGGGTCAAAAACAAATCTGTATGTTCATACTGAAGATGCGTTTTTGCTGCATCAGGCAGATTTTTTAAGCTTTCTTTATTTGCGAAATGAAGAGAGAGTTCCTTCAACACTTTACTCGGTGCGATCACATGGCGGGGTTAATACGGTAATGGAAAAACTTTTTGATCCTATTTATCAATGTCCTAAAGATGCCAATTATGATGAAGAAACAAGTAACGGCCCGCTGGCTTCTGTTTTATATGGAAATAAAGAACTGCCTTTTATTAGATTTGATGCGGCAGAACAGATATTTAATGAAAAAGCAGGACAAACGCCTGAAGCGCTGTACAATTTAACTGAATTCTGGAACGAGGCTAAAGAGTTAATTAATAGTGATTATACACCAGATTCCGGAGACGTTATATTTGTTAACAATCATTTATGTGCCCATGGAAGAAGTGCTTTTACGGCAGGGCAGAGGGAAGAGAATGGTAAGATTGTAAAGTGCGAGAGACGACAGATGCTAAGAATGATGAGTAAAACCAGTCTAATTCATATAAGGTCGATGACGCACACAAATGATCCGTATTTTGTTATGGAAGAACATTTAGGGAAAGTTTTTGATCAGGATTAAGTAGTAAGACTGAATTAAAGGAGAGATGTCAAAGTGTTTTTGATGTCTCTTTTTGTTTCAGGTCAATACGAACTTTTAAGTTTTAAACTATTGATTTATAGTTTTTTAAAAGGATATAGCTTGTTTTTTTAGATCATTTTATACAAGATGTAAATAAGTTTGTATATTAAAAATCATTAATGAATATCCCTTATAGTATAACGCATGCTTTGTGCGATTCCTTTTTTAACTTATCTTCGCTCTTTATACACTTGTGAGTGCATTTAACTCCTTTAAAAATCTAATTTGTGAAAATAAAACAGGAAGACGTACAAGATAATCAGCTTAAACGTGGGCTGACTAACCGCCACATTCAGTTAATTGCTTTAGGCGGATCAATAGGAACAGGTCTTTTCCTTGGCATTGGTCCAGCGGCTGTATTAGCAGGGCCATCTGTTATTTTAGGATATGCTATTGCCGGAATTATCGCTTTTTTTATCATGAGACAACTTGGCGAAATGGTTGTCGAAGAACCTGTATCAGGAAGCTTTAGTCATTTTGCTTATAAATATTGCGGTTCTTTTGCCGGTTTTGCATCAGGTTGGAATTATTGGATTTTATATATTTTAGTCAGTATGGCTGAACTTACAGCTATTGGTGTTTATGTGCAGTTTTGGTGGCCTGAAGTTCCGCTGTGGGCATCCAGTTTATTTTTCTTTCTGGTTATTAATGCTTTGAATTTTGCCTCTGTAAAAGTTTACGGAGAAACAGAATTTTGGTTTTCAATCATAAAAGTTGTCGCAATTATTGCCATGATTCTCTTTGGTACTTACTTGCTAATAAGTGGAACAGGAGGAGAACACGCTACAATTCATAATTTATACAATGATGGAGGTTTCTTTCCAAAAGGGTTCTTTGAAAAAACTGCAACCGGTGATTTTCAGGGTTTACTATCAGCAATGGCGCTAATTATGTTTTCCTTTGGCGGTTTAGAACTCATTGGAATTACCGCTGCTGAGGCAGAAAACCCGGAGAAAAACATTCCAAAAGCAACCAATCAGGTTATTTACAGAATCCTTATTTTTTATGTTGGTGCATTGGTCATTTTATTTGCTTTATCACCATGGAGACAAATTACGACAGATAGTAGTCCGTTTGTAATGGTTTTTCAAAATTTAAACGGAATGGAATTTGAGTTGTTTGGCCGCAAAATATTTTTTACAAGCCTTATTGCCAATGTGCTTAATTTAATTGTATTAACCGCAGCTTTATCCGTATATAATAGTAGTGTTTATAGTAATTCACGTATGTTATATGGTTTAGCAGATCAGGGCAATGCGCCTAAATTTTTAATGAAGCTGAACAAACAATCGGTACCTATTAATGCCATTTTAATTTCTTCATGTTTTGCCGCTATTTGTATTTTAATAAATAAAATAATGCCAAAAGAGGCTTTTAGTATTTTAATGTCTTTAGTGGTTTCTTGTTTGGTGATTAACTGGGTTATGATTTCGTATACGCATCTGCAATTTAGACGTTCGAAAGACAGGGAAAACATAAAAACGAAGTTTGCTTCATTATTTTATCCCGTAAGTAATTATATCTGTTTTGTATTTTTATTGGGTATTTTATCCGTAATGTGGATCACTAATATGAAGTTATCCGTAGAATTAATTCCTATTTGGCTGGGTATTCTTTTTGCGTGTTATAAAGTTTTAAAAACAAAAAAGGAGTAGGGCTTATTATATGATTCATTACAAGGCATTGAAAGTTAATATATCGTTGACTTTCAATGCCTTTTTTAATGCTATGTTTTCGTTTTTAATATCAAAATTAAGACACAAAAGAAATCCCATTTCTATTGAAATGGGATTTTATTTTCGTTTGTTAATGTGCTTAATTACAACTATTTATTAGAGATATTGACTAAAATATTTTATACACACTTTATATTTTTAAAATATCACTAATTACCTTAATAAAACCATATTCTTCAAAATGACTCCAAAGGATAGGTACTGTCAAATTGTATTCTTTTCCTTTTGCCCATATAAGTTTGTATCCGCTATCTTCCATGTAAATACAACCATAATCTGCTTCTGTAGCACTACATAACTCTTTAAAATATTTGTCAATTGATGTTGAATTAGCAAAAAGACGACTCATACTACTAGTAACTGCCCAGAATTGAAGCTCTATGCAATTCTCCATTTTTGAAGAATAGTCATTAATGTAAATTTCAACATTGCCTATCCACCATTTGTTATCAGTAGTCTTATAATAATCGATAAAGTCAGATTCATCAACAGAATTTGGCTGATAAGATTGAGTTAGATCATATAAATGATACTCAATTATTTTATTGTCTTCATCAACTAAAATACATGTATCTATTTTTTGATTTATTCCAAAATTTTCAAGTAAGGTTTTGGATGTTTGTCCATTGGCATAATTATGAATTCTGTATAGTTCTTCATTAATGATTTCAAATGAGACTCTTTTTTTATCTGAACGCTCATAAATGAGTTTTAGAGCCCTCTTAAGGTTTTCTTTTTTAATGTATATTCTGTAATCGTAATCTAGTCCCATTTTTGCAATTCGTTTGAGTCAAATATATTGCTTTTAACTTTAAAAAGATTAAAAAGGAATTTTTGTCAGAGATATTTTTCCCACTTAAATTCGTTTGTGTTTATTGTTTTCGAACAAGAGAATCTATTATGATTAATATAATATATATCATTCTAAACTCTTAAAATGCGGTTAAGGCTCTTATACAAATGTTTGAATTGGAGTACAATCCGTTGAAACAAAAAACAATAAAAGATTATGGATTAAGGCAGTATTTTAGTCATTTTTTTTCAATTAATGCCATTTTTTCGAATATTTCATTTAATGCATCTTCCATAATTCTGGCTGTATCCGTACCACTTTGATTAGTAATAATAAATGCACCCAGATCGTATTTTGGAACTACATAGATATAGCATTGAGAACGTGGCACTCCACCGTGGTGAAGATAAAAGGTTCCCAGTTTTTTATCATCGGTTGCGATATTCCAGAAATAACCAATACTAAACGTATCATCAAATTTTGCAATTGTTTTATGTGATTCAGCAACGATTTTATTATTTTTCAACTGAAACTTAATATATTTAACCATATCAGGTATCGTCGATTTCATATTACCTGATGCTCCCCATGGTAATTGCGGCATTGGCGACGTGATTACACTATTATCGCTGTGATAACCCACCGCAAGCTTTTTGGCTTCCTGATTAGAAAGGTTGATTTTAGTGTTCTGCATTGCAATGTTTTCACCCAGGTAATCTGTTAGTAGTTTTTCATACTTTGTTTTATAAACTTTTTCTAAAATAAAAGCTATAAGTTGGCTGCCTGCACTTGAATAAGAATATTTATATCCCGGAACAGTATCAATTTTGACTTTATGAAGATCTCTTAAAAAATCTTTTTGTCCGTAATTTTTATAAAGTGCATTGATTTTTGCAGGAGTATCGTGGCTTGTGAAGTTCTGCAGAATTGTATTTGCTTCAAGTGGCAGCATATTTGGTAATCCGCTTGTATGAGAAAGCAAATGTTTTACAAGAATAGGCTGATTCCCGTACTTTAGATTTGGATAATTTTCTGGTAAATACTTCTGAACTTCATCTTCGATATTCAATTTCTTTTCGCTGACTGCTTTTGCGGCAAGTGTTCCTGCAAATGTTTTGCTTAAAGAACCTATTTCATAAATTGTTTCATTATCAGGGCAATTATTTTTTCCTTGCTCTAATTCTCCGTAATGACCAATGAATTCTTTTCCCTGATAAACTATTGCTATCGAAGCAGAATGAATTAAAGGTTTTTTAATCATTCTATTTGCCGCACTATCGATTATAATTTTAATGTTTTCTGTTTGTGAACTCTGAGCCAGACAAAAGATAGAGGATAGCAAAAGAATTAAAAGGAATCTATTTTTCATAGTTTTAAGCGGTTATACTTTTTATATGGAATTGATTAGATTATTGAATGCCTTTTTTAATGGAGATAAGGATAGCTTAATTCGCTTTTTCATATTGCATCATTTCTGCATTATTTTCAGAGATGATAACCAATTTGGCTTTAGTAAGCTCCTTGATTTTTACTTTTCTGTTCTCCTTAGGAAATGTTATCGATAACGTATTGTCGCTTCTTGAAAAAGTACCTTCTACGGTACTTATGTCACAGGATGTGTTGCTGGTTTCGTCAGTCTGTACCACAATAATAGAGTTTTGCTCAAAAGCCAAGCTTTCGTTCAGACGGCATTCACTTAAAGGCTGTCTCATACCGGAAACATACAATGCCTTTAGCTGCCAGACACCTTGAATATCTCCTGATGTGTCATCTGGGATAATTTCACTACTGTTTGAGCAAGAGGTTAAGATGAGTAAAAATAGTGAGAGCAAGTATCCTTTTTTCATCGTATTGGGTTTTCTTTTTTTTATAGTCTATTTGAAATTGAATGTGCAAATCAAATATAGAATTAATCTTTATATTTGGATTATTAAATTAATAAAAATGAGCGAAAAAATTAAACCGTATGCCTTAATAACTGGAGCCAGCAAAGGCATTGGAAAATCAATTGCTTATGAATTGGCTAAACAGGGTTATGCACTATTGCTTGTTGCAAGAAGTGAGAAGGAATTAAAAGCACTATCTGACGATCTTCAACTTAAATTCGGTATAAATGCTTTTATTTTGCCAATTGATCTTTTGATAAATGGTGCATCACTAAAAGTAACCGATTGGATAAAAACGAATCACTATCCGGTTGGCATTTTAGTCAACAATGCAGGTTATGGTGTGTGGGGCGATTTTAGTCAGTCTTCTCTAACCGATCAGCTTGGCATGATGCAGCTAAATATGAATGTAGTTGTAGAATTTTCACATTTATTAATACCCATACTTTTACAAGAAAAGCAATCCTATATTCTAAATATATCCAGTACTGCTGCCTACCAGGCTGTACCTACGCTGGCTGTTTATTCGGCTACAAAGGCTTTTGTTTTATCGTTTACACGTGCCTTGCGTTTCGAACTTGCCCAAACTTCAATTTCAGTAACTTGTTTTAGTCCGGGTCCTGTAGATACTGGTTTTGCCGAAAGAGCTGGTTTAAGCGCTTTTAGCAAAATGGCCGAAAAGTTTAATATGCAGCCTGATGAAGTTGCAAAAATGGCTGTAAAAGCCATGTTCAGCAAAAAATCAGAGGTTATTCCGGGTTTTACCAATATTATTTCGGTTTATGCCAACCGTATACTACCAAAGGCATTTATCGAAAAAACCGCAGCCGGAATTTATAAAATTTAATTTTTTCAAAAAAATAAAAAAATATTCTTTATAAAATAAAAAATTATATTAAGTTTGTATTAAATTCTACTAATTCTATAGAGTATGTCAAATAATAGAAAAAATATGTTCAATTTATCTGAAAACCGAATGCACGCCAACATGCTAATGTTTTGTTGTTGCTGTTGTTGTTATTCTGTTTTAGATAAAATTACAAACTATATTATTTCATTTATTTAATCTATATTATCATGGTATCTTCTTATAAAACCTTTACCCTTACTGACCAATTAACTAATGAGCAAATTGCGTTTTTTAACGAACATGGATTCATCCATTTCAAAAAATTTATAAATCCGGAAACGGTTTCATCCATCATTGATGCTTCCAAACAAGTGGAGCAAAAATGGATTGACAACGATCTTCAAAAAGTAAACGGCGTTCCAATTAAATACGGAAAAGATTTAGACGGCTCTCCAATTGTACAACGTTTTGCTTTTATCAATCAACATCATCAAACATTAAGCGGTCTTTTACTTGATCCAAGATTCAATAGTTTATTACCATTGGCAGGCGAGGGTTCGAGATTAGGTACTGAAGAAAAAGACGGAATGGTTTTTAATCATTATATCAACGGACCTGAAAGTAAGTTTACTAAAATGGGCTGGCATACAGATGGTTTGAGAGATATTTTTTATGGTGCAAAATTAAACCCGATGCTCAATGTGGGGATTCATTTAAGCACTTTAAAACCTGAAAACGGAGGCCTTAAAATCATTCCGGGTACTCACAAGCAAAGTGTTTATCAAATGCTTTTTCGTAAAAAATACTTTTTAGATAATAAACCTGATCCACAGGAAGTTTCTATCACTCCGGAAGCTGGAGATTTAACCATTCACGATGGCCGTTTGTGGCACAGAGTGGCAGAATCAACTATCCGTGGCGAAGAGAGTAGAAGGAGGGTTATTTATATTCCGATTATTGCAGGAAAATATGCTCCTAAAAATGAGAACAGTCCAACGGTTTTCTATCAACGTTTTGCGGGTATTGTTAAGTAATATGCTGATTATTATCGCATTTAGTTATCTGGTTAGATCAGGTAAGCTAAAAAGAACCACTGATTTTTTTAAAAATACGCAAAGAAAAATAAAATTTAAAATTATAAAAGTAGAACTGGCTATAGTGTCAGGCTTACAAATATTGCGCTATTAATGGAGAACGAAACACAGGTTGAAAATCATAATGTAATTGTACAACGAACATTTTCAGACCGTAAGAGAACTAATATTTTAAAAAGGGCAGAACAGTCAACGATTGTATTTTTGCTTCCAAAAGTGCCTAAATTAATTTCACCAAACGTACTCACCCTAATTGGTACGCTTGGTTCTGGATTGGTTTTCCTGGCTTTTGTTTTAGGTACTTATTTCGCCAATTGGTATTTACTTTTGGGTATTATTGGTTTGGTTATAAATTGGTTAGGAGATTCATTAGACGGAAGATTGGCTTATTTCAGAAATATTCCACGCCGTTGGTATGGTTTTGCACTCGATATTATTGCCGATTGGATTGGTATTGTACTTATTGGCTTTGGCTACTACATTTATGCTGAAAATGGCACACAAATAATAGCCTTTGCTTTTGTCGCATTGTATGGCTGGTCGATCATCATCAGCCAGTTGCGCTACAAAATAACCAATGAATACAGTATAGATTCCGGATTTGTTGGTCCAACAGAACTAAGGTTTATTATTGCTTTAATTTTAATTCTGGAAGTTTTATTTCAGGGATCAATAACCTATTTGGCTGGTTTCATCACTATTCTCTTATTTATAATCAATGTTATTGATAGCTTAAAACTTTTAAAGCTGGGCGATTTAAGAGATAAAAACCAAGACTGATATGTTCAGCAAAAAATCCATTTCCACTTTTCTGCAAGCACAAGTTGCGGCATTTTTAGGCGGCATTACCGATTATGGTTTAATGATTTTATTGACAGAAGTATTCAAATTGCATTTTACCTTTTCTATTCTAATCTCCGGAACCATTGGCGCAATTGTCAATTTCAGTATCAATAGATTTTGGGTTTTTAAGAATCAATCCGGTTATAGCAGCCGTATCAATAGTCAGCTTTTTAAATTTGCATTGGTGGTTTTGGGAAGTATTTCCTTGAAATCATTTGGTACACTTATTTTGCAAAAATCATTTCAAATCGATTACAG encodes:
- a CDS encoding amino acid permease; the encoded protein is MKIKQEDVQDNQLKRGLTNRHIQLIALGGSIGTGLFLGIGPAAVLAGPSVILGYAIAGIIAFFIMRQLGEMVVEEPVSGSFSHFAYKYCGSFAGFASGWNYWILYILVSMAELTAIGVYVQFWWPEVPLWASSLFFFLVINALNFASVKVYGETEFWFSIIKVVAIIAMILFGTYLLISGTGGEHATIHNLYNDGGFFPKGFFEKTATGDFQGLLSAMALIMFSFGGLELIGITAAEAENPEKNIPKATNQVIYRILIFYVGALVILFALSPWRQITTDSSPFVMVFQNLNGMEFELFGRKIFFTSLIANVLNLIVLTAALSVYNSSVYSNSRMLYGLADQGNAPKFLMKLNKQSVPINAILISSCFAAICILINKIMPKEAFSILMSLVVSCLVINWVMISYTHLQFRRSKDRENIKTKFASLFYPVSNYICFVFLLGILSVMWITNMKLSVELIPIWLGILFACYKVLKTKKE
- a CDS encoding serine hydrolase domain-containing protein, which translates into the protein MKNRFLLILLLSSIFCLAQSSQTENIKIIIDSAANRMIKKPLIHSASIAIVYQGKEFIGHYGELEQGKNNCPDNETIYEIGSLSKTFAGTLAAKAVSEKKLNIEDEVQKYLPENYPNLKYGNQPILVKHLLSHTSGLPNMLPLEANTILQNFTSHDTPAKINALYKNYGQKDFLRDLHKVKIDTVPGYKYSYSSAGSQLIAFILEKVYKTKYEKLLTDYLGENIAMQNTKINLSNQEAKKLAVGYHSDNSVITSPMPQLPWGASGNMKSTIPDMVKYIKFQLKNNKIVAESHKTIAKFDDTFSIGYFWNIATDDKKLGTFYLHHGGVPRSQCYIYVVPKYDLGAFIITNQSGTDTARIMEDALNEIFEKMALIEKK
- a CDS encoding lipocalin family protein, giving the protein MLSLFLLILTSCSNSSEIIPDDTSGDIQGVWQLKALYVSGMRQPLSECRLNESLAFEQNSIIVVQTDETSNTSCDISTVEGTFSRSDNTLSITFPKENRKVKIKELTKAKLVIISENNAEMMQYEKAN
- a CDS encoding SDR family NAD(P)-dependent oxidoreductase, which codes for MSEKIKPYALITGASKGIGKSIAYELAKQGYALLLVARSEKELKALSDDLQLKFGINAFILPIDLLINGASLKVTDWIKTNHYPVGILVNNAGYGVWGDFSQSSLTDQLGMMQLNMNVVVEFSHLLIPILLQEKQSYILNISSTAAYQAVPTLAVYSATKAFVLSFTRALRFELAQTSISVTCFSPGPVDTGFAERAGLSAFSKMAEKFNMQPDEVAKMAVKAMFSKKSEVIPGFTNIISVYANRILPKAFIEKTAAGIYKI
- a CDS encoding phytanoyl-CoA dioxygenase family protein translates to MVSSYKTFTLTDQLTNEQIAFFNEHGFIHFKKFINPETVSSIIDASKQVEQKWIDNDLQKVNGVPIKYGKDLDGSPIVQRFAFINQHHQTLSGLLLDPRFNSLLPLAGEGSRLGTEEKDGMVFNHYINGPESKFTKMGWHTDGLRDIFYGAKLNPMLNVGIHLSTLKPENGGLKIIPGTHKQSVYQMLFRKKYFLDNKPDPQEVSITPEAGDLTIHDGRLWHRVAESTIRGEESRRRVIYIPIIAGKYAPKNENSPTVFYQRFAGIVK
- a CDS encoding CDP-alcohol phosphatidyltransferase family protein — encoded protein: MENETQVENHNVIVQRTFSDRKRTNILKRAEQSTIVFLLPKVPKLISPNVLTLIGTLGSGLVFLAFVLGTYFANWYLLLGIIGLVINWLGDSLDGRLAYFRNIPRRWYGFALDIIADWIGIVLIGFGYYIYAENGTQIIAFAFVALYGWSIIISQLRYKITNEYSIDSGFVGPTELRFIIALILILEVLFQGSITYLAGFITILLFIINVIDSLKLLKLGDLRDKNQD